Proteins encoded in a region of the Sphingomonas sp. OV641 genome:
- a CDS encoding 1-acyl-sn-glycerol-3-phosphate acyltransferase → MIRLILRVAALVLALLLAVPLHLLWRLVRLPSPWPKWFLGSVARIIGARRRTIGTPLRRDVVFVSNHLSWMDIPILAGRNGSAFVAKAELRAVPLVGWLCTLNGTIFVRREDRMAVADQINALRDALAEAWAITIFPEGTTGDGKALLPFKAALLAVLDPPPPGVMVQPVRIDYGPATAELAWVGDEPGTSHALRVLRRRGSFAATIHFCDPFDPHDFPGRKAIAAEARARIAAAGGERCPSSL, encoded by the coding sequence TTGATCCGCCTGATCCTGCGGGTGGCAGCGCTGGTGCTGGCGCTGCTGCTCGCCGTGCCGCTCCACCTGCTCTGGCGACTGGTGCGGCTGCCGTCCCCCTGGCCCAAGTGGTTTCTCGGCAGCGTTGCCCGGATCATCGGCGCGCGGCGGCGTACGATCGGTACCCCGCTGCGGCGCGACGTGGTGTTCGTATCCAATCACCTCAGCTGGATGGACATTCCGATCCTGGCCGGGCGAAACGGCAGCGCCTTTGTCGCCAAGGCGGAACTGCGGGCCGTGCCGCTGGTGGGATGGCTGTGCACGCTGAACGGCACCATTTTCGTGCGCCGCGAGGATCGCATGGCGGTGGCCGACCAGATCAACGCGCTGCGCGACGCGCTGGCCGAGGCTTGGGCGATCACCATCTTTCCGGAAGGCACCACGGGTGACGGAAAGGCGCTCCTCCCCTTCAAGGCGGCGTTGCTCGCGGTGCTGGATCCCCCGCCGCCGGGCGTGATGGTCCAGCCGGTGCGCATCGACTATGGTCCGGCAACGGCGGAACTCGCGTGGGTTGGGGACGAGCCCGGCACATCCCACGCCCTGCGCGTGCTCCGCCGGCGCGGCAGCTTTGCCGCCACCATCCACTTCTGCGATCCCTTCGACCCGCACGACTTTCCGGGGCGCAAGGCGATCGCCGCCGAGGCGCGCGCGCGGATCGCCGCCGCCGGTGGCGAAAGGTGCCCGTCTTCGCTATAG
- a CDS encoding MFS transporter: MNTTADGEYRATGYAWYVLSILFVVYILNFIDRQVISILAEDIKRDLNLRDEDLGFLYGTAFGVFYALFGIPLGRLADSWHRVRLISVGLALWSTMTALSGLSRTGGQLAAARIGVGIGEATASPSAYSLISDYFPKKLRGTALSIYSAGIYVGAGISLFIGGLIVQSWNAAYPNGGPFGLAGWQAAFLAVGLPGIIISLWIATLREPVRGLSEGLAQPPHPAPFKAFFEELLTIVPPFTLIGAARLGTRTLVLNLVAAVVAAGAIALLVAFGEPLPQWVAVGLGFYAVFSWASALRHRDPATFALIIGTPAFLCTVVAYGLNAFLSYAAGFWAAPYAMRELGVAPAEAGLILGGMGAVSGFLGVTVGGILGDRLRQRNAGGRLIMVALGAVLPVPFLAIGFTTDTPIVLYVCLFIAQFTASWGLGNSAATTQDLVLPRMRGAATATYFIGTTLLGLALGPYLAGRVSSLTGSLSTGMLSLLVTVPITLGAAIAAYRLVPAAEASREDRARAAGETDFT, translated from the coding sequence ATGAACACGACCGCGGACGGTGAATATCGCGCCACAGGCTACGCCTGGTACGTGCTCTCGATCCTCTTCGTGGTGTACATCCTGAACTTCATCGACCGGCAGGTGATTTCGATCCTGGCCGAGGACATCAAACGCGATCTGAACCTCCGCGACGAGGATCTGGGCTTTCTGTACGGCACGGCGTTTGGCGTGTTCTACGCGCTGTTCGGCATTCCGCTGGGGCGGCTTGCCGACAGCTGGCACCGCGTGCGGCTGATCAGCGTCGGGCTTGCACTCTGGTCGACCATGACGGCCCTGTCCGGCTTGTCGCGAACCGGCGGGCAGCTTGCCGCCGCGCGGATCGGCGTGGGCATTGGCGAGGCAACCGCCAGCCCTTCGGCCTATTCGCTGATTTCCGACTATTTCCCGAAGAAGCTGCGCGGCACCGCTTTGTCGATCTACTCGGCCGGTATCTATGTCGGCGCGGGGATCTCGCTCTTCATCGGCGGGCTGATCGTCCAGAGCTGGAACGCCGCTTATCCGAACGGCGGCCCGTTCGGCCTTGCCGGGTGGCAGGCCGCGTTCCTCGCCGTCGGCCTGCCGGGGATCATCATCTCGCTGTGGATCGCGACGCTGCGCGAGCCGGTGCGCGGGCTTTCCGAAGGGTTGGCACAGCCGCCGCATCCGGCCCCCTTCAAGGCGTTCTTCGAAGAATTGCTGACGATCGTTCCGCCGTTCACGCTGATCGGCGCCGCACGCCTCGGCACGCGAACCCTGGTGCTGAACCTGGTCGCGGCAGTCGTGGCCGCGGGCGCGATCGCGCTGCTCGTCGCTTTCGGAGAACCGCTGCCGCAATGGGTCGCGGTGGGCCTTGGCTTCTACGCCGTTTTCTCCTGGGCGAGCGCGCTGCGCCATCGCGATCCGGCGACATTCGCCCTGATCATCGGCACGCCGGCGTTCCTCTGCACGGTGGTGGCTTATGGGCTCAATGCCTTTCTCAGCTATGCCGCCGGCTTCTGGGCCGCTCCCTATGCGATGCGCGAGCTTGGCGTTGCGCCGGCGGAGGCGGGGCTGATCCTGGGCGGCATGGGTGCGGTTTCCGGCTTTCTGGGCGTGACGGTCGGCGGCATTCTGGGCGACAGGCTGCGACAGCGGAACGCCGGCGGGCGGCTGATCATGGTGGCGCTGGGCGCCGTGCTGCCGGTTCCGTTTCTCGCCATCGGCTTCACCACCGACACGCCCATCGTGCTCTACGTCTGCCTCTTCATCGCGCAATTCACCGCGAGCTGGGGCCTGGGCAATTCGGCGGCCACGACGCAGGATCTGGTGCTGCCGCGCATGCGCGGGGCGGCGACTGCCACCTATTTCATCGGCACCACGCTGCTCGGCCTGGCGCTTGGGCCGTATCTCGCGGGCCGGGTGTCCTCGCTGACGGGGAGCCTGTCGACCGGCATGCTTTCGCTGCTCGTCACCGTACCGATCACGCTGGGCGCCGCGATCGCTGCGTACCGGCTCGTTCCCGCCGCCGAAGCCAGCCGTGAGGATCGCGCGCGGGCGGCTGGCGAGACCGACTTCACTTGA